The Chthoniobacterales bacterium nucleotide sequence GATGAAGCCGCGACTCGAGTTGATGCGGGCGCGCCCGATTGAAACGTTTCTTGGCGTGAAAAATCGCCAGCGACGAATCGATCTCGACATGTCTGAGCAACGCCTTGGTTTTGGGCGCCCGGCTTAGCTTTCGATGAGTCGCCGCCGCAAGAATAGCAGCGCAAACGCCGTCGTAATCCAGGTGCTTCGTGATCATCCTCACCTGCGCGCCGGTCCGTTCCTGTTGCAGCCGCAAGAGTTCATCGAGCTCGGCCCGCGTCTCGGCCGAACTGTTTGCCGGGGGAGCCGGAACGGGCAAAGAGATCAGGACTTCGCGAGCCAGAAAATACGAGGGAAGATCGAGACGCGAGAGCGCCCATTTTCCCCATGCTTCGAATCGAATGTCATCGAGGGGTGGCGCGGCCAGGGCGGTAAGGAAAGATGAAACGAGAACCAGCCCGGAGAGGTAACGCATCAGGGTTTATTGCGGAGCGCGGCCAACACTGACTCTTTGGGCCGATCCCGGCAGCTCCGCTCACCGCACGATAAACATGTCTTGCCGAGCTCGTCGTCGGCCAGAATTTCTCGAATGCTGTGGGCGACCACCTCGCGGACGCCGTCGATGGAACGAGTGACTTCAATCTCGCGACAACGCCGGCCTTCGCGGTGAACAACCTGCGCCTTCGTTTCAAGTTCGGTGTGTGGTGCCGGTTCGTCGGCAAAGATGGCAAGGCGCAATTCATCTTTCGGCGAGATGGTCGCCGCCAGCCGCGCCCAACCGCGCGCCGGAGCGACCACCAGATCCACGTCGGGCCAGGCCACCGTCGCGTCGAGCGGCACGCTGCCGGGAGCAGGCGGCACGGCTTCGAGCGAGTGTCCGTGGCGCTCGATAATTTTCCAGCCCGCGCGCACCGCCAGTTCGAAGATCGCATTCGACAGCAGACACAATCCTCCGCCAATCGCGGGCGTGACACAGCCGCCGCGAAGTTCCATCCCCCAGGAAAATCCGCGGTTCTCACTGGCGCGGCCGAGGACTCGCCAGAACGAAAGTGGGCTCTGCGAGGTGAGCAACAAGCCGTCGAATTGAGGCACAGCCAGCTCGAGATTGCGGCGCTTCCCCTGTTCCAGCGCCGGATGTGCGAATCCGTCGGCGCGCGAAATCGGAACGATGATCTCTGCGACCTTATGTCCGTTGTCGTTCCGGCAATAAACCGGCTTTGGCCAACGGTTTGAAACCAGCCAATTCACCAGGCGCGCGGCGGAAAGCCCCGCTCGCCGCAACCGGTAATCGAGCACCTGAAGCGCACTCTTTGGCCGTCTCATGTCGATATTACGTTCTGCACGGGCGGACTCTCATAAATATCGCATGGTGGCGCCGCGGTCGATCTCTCCGCGAGAGCAAACCCGTCGCCGAGAATACAAAGGCCGGGATAAGAACTGATGAGCGCGTCATTTGCCATAAATGTTCCGGCGGCCAGGTCCTTGCCAAGAGCAAATGTGCGGGCTTTCCTTTTTGATTCGTTCGAATAGAAAACGTCCATGGAATTGGCGGAAGCCGGCGCGTGGTTGGAGTCGCCCGGGCGCGAAAAGATTCTCCTCCAGGGCAATTGCTCATTAGGTCGCTCGCCCAGCAACCGTGTCGTGATCGAGTCGCCCAAGGCGTCGCGCCGCCATTGCATCATCAACCTCCAGAACGTCGGCGAATTCTGGCTCATCGATCTCGGCAGCAGCAACGGCACCTTCCTGAACAAACGCCGGGTCCATCAGCCGGTCCGCCTTTGCGATATGGACCAGATCACCGTCGGCGACGCGCCGTTCACTTTTCGCCAGCCGGAAGAGATCACGAGTGAGCTGCGCACAACCATCGCGCAGCAAACTATTCGGGAGACGGCCAACATCGCCGTCTGGATGCTGGTGGCCGATATCGAGAATTTCACGCCGCTGAGCCGGAGCATGGTGAGCGATAAGCTCGCGTTGCTCGTCGGCTCATGGGTCGCGGGCTGCAAATCAATCGTCGAGGAGCACAAAGGCGAGATCGATAAATATCTCGGCGACGGTTTCCTCGCCTACTGGCACGAGGACGAGAAAGGCGCCGAAAACGTGGCGGCCGCGTTAAAGAAGCTGAAGGAACTCCAGAAGGTCGAGCCGCGTTTTCGGCTCGTGTTGCATTATGGCCTGGTTTCGAGCGGGGGCTTGCGTTCGATGGGCGAAGAGAGCCTCATCGGCAAGGAAGTGATCTTTGTTTTCCGGATGGAAAAACTGAGCGGCTCGTTGGGCATTCATCTTCTGGCCAGCGAAGCCGCGCAAAAAAAACTGGGCGATTTGCTGCCCGCCCAGCCGGCGGGGAGCCATGAGCTAAAGGGCTTCGACGGCCGGTTCGAGTTTTTCAAGCTGTAGCGGCGTTATTAGCGCCAACGGCGCGCTTTCAACGCTAGAAAACCCTGGGGCGTTGCCCCAGGCTTTTGTGACGTCGCGCCTTTGGCGCTGAAAAAATGCGGCAGGCGTCGCTATTTCGCCCGGCGATAGACCAGGCCGTTTGGGTCGTTGACCCGGGTCAACTGGTCGCCTTCCACTTTGTAAACCGCGGTTTCAGCCATCGGGGAGCCGAATCCTTCGACGACGGAATTCGGGACACTCTTCGGCGCCCAATCGGAGAGCTGACCT carries:
- a CDS encoding phosphatase PAP2 family protein, with amino-acid sequence MRYLSGLVLVSSFLTALAAPPLDDIRFEAWGKWALSRLDLPSYFLAREVLISLPVPAPPANSSAETRAELDELLRLQQERTGAQVRMITKHLDYDGVCAAILAAATHRKLSRAPKTKALLRHVEIDSSLAIFHAKKRFNRARPHQLESRLHPAIPVPAHPAYPSSHALQGYMVARTLSLLFPQNAEALMTFGEQIGREREVAGLHYPSDSRASRALGEELFDLLQQNERFLAEVEAARAEWNPAGGN
- a CDS encoding VanW family protein, which codes for MRRPKSALQVLDYRLRRAGLSAARLVNWLVSNRWPKPVYCRNDNGHKVAEIIVPISRADGFAHPALEQGKRRNLELAVPQFDGLLLTSQSPLSFWRVLGRASENRGFSWGMELRGGCVTPAIGGGLCLLSNAIFELAVRAGWKIIERHGHSLEAVPPAPGSVPLDATVAWPDVDLVVAPARGWARLAATISPKDELRLAIFADEPAPHTELETKAQVVHREGRRCREIEVTRSIDGVREVVAHSIREILADDELGKTCLSCGERSCRDRPKESVLAALRNKP
- a CDS encoding adenylate/guanylate cyclase domain-containing protein, whose protein sequence is MELAEAGAWLESPGREKILLQGNCSLGRSPSNRVVIESPKASRRHCIINLQNVGEFWLIDLGSSNGTFLNKRRVHQPVRLCDMDQITVGDAPFTFRQPEEITSELRTTIAQQTIRETANIAVWMLVADIENFTPLSRSMVSDKLALLVGSWVAGCKSIVEEHKGEIDKYLGDGFLAYWHEDEKGAENVAAALKKLKELQKVEPRFRLVLHYGLVSSGGLRSMGEESLIGKEVIFVFRMEKLSGSLGIHLLASEAAQKKLGDLLPAQPAGSHELKGFDGRFEFFKL